A stretch of Enterobacter cloacae complex sp. ECNIH7 DNA encodes these proteins:
- a CDS encoding CmpA/NrtA family ABC transporter substrate-binding protein codes for MADLSRRRFLQASMLASGAMLLPGIMQAAWAAGSDKPEQETVRVGFIPLTDCAPVVIAALKGFDKKYGITIVPTKEASWAAVRDKLVAGELDAAHILYGLLYGLELGIAGKPQQMANLMTLNQNGQAITLSSDLAEKGVRDLDGLKKLIGQQAPGTYTFAHTFPTGTHAMWLYYWLASAGINPFDDVRTVVVPPPQMVMNMRIGNMVGFCVGEPWNARAINDRIGFTAATSQSIWADHPEKILGTRRDWVEKNPHTARALVSAVLEAARWIEASPENKRETAQILSRRAWLNCKEQYLTGRMLGEYDNGLGQRWQDAHPIRFFNEGAVSYPYLSDGMWFLTQFRRWGLLKSAPDYAGIAQRINQTAVWQDAATAVGGISTPTSPLRSSTLMDGTVWNGTDPEGYASRFAIHRKGA; via the coding sequence ATGGCGGATTTGTCGAGACGGCGTTTTTTGCAGGCCAGCATGCTGGCCAGTGGTGCAATGCTGTTACCGGGTATCATGCAGGCCGCATGGGCGGCAGGCTCGGATAAACCGGAGCAGGAAACGGTGCGCGTCGGGTTTATCCCGCTGACCGACTGCGCCCCGGTGGTTATCGCAGCGCTGAAAGGCTTTGATAAAAAATACGGTATTACCATCGTGCCCACCAAAGAGGCGAGCTGGGCGGCGGTGCGCGACAAGCTGGTGGCGGGCGAGCTTGATGCCGCGCACATTCTCTACGGCCTGCTGTACGGCCTGGAGCTGGGCATTGCCGGCAAGCCGCAGCAGATGGCAAACCTGATGACGCTTAATCAGAACGGTCAGGCCATCACGCTCTCCAGCGATCTGGCGGAGAAGGGCGTTCGCGATCTCGATGGGCTGAAAAAGCTGATTGGGCAGCAGGCGCCTGGCACTTATACCTTCGCGCACACCTTCCCGACCGGGACGCACGCCATGTGGCTGTACTACTGGCTGGCCAGCGCGGGCATTAACCCCTTTGACGACGTGCGCACGGTAGTGGTGCCGCCGCCGCAGATGGTGATGAACATGCGCATTGGCAACATGGTCGGCTTTTGCGTCGGCGAGCCGTGGAACGCACGTGCCATCAACGACCGCATCGGTTTTACCGCCGCCACGTCGCAGTCCATCTGGGCCGATCATCCGGAAAAAATCCTCGGCACGCGTCGCGACTGGGTGGAGAAAAACCCGCACACCGCGCGGGCGCTGGTGAGCGCGGTACTGGAGGCGGCGCGCTGGATCGAAGCCTCCCCGGAAAACAAACGCGAGACCGCGCAGATCCTCTCCCGCCGGGCGTGGCTCAACTGCAAGGAACAGTATCTCACCGGACGCATGCTCGGCGAGTACGACAACGGCCTGGGCCAGCGCTGGCAGGACGCGCACCCGATCCGCTTCTTCAACGAGGGGGCCGTCAGCTACCCGTATCTCTCAGACGGCATGTGGTTCTTAACCCAGTTCCGCCGCTGGGGCTTGCTCAAATCCGCGCCGGACTACGCGGGTATTGCACAGCGCATTAACCAGACCGCGGTCTGGCAGGATGCCGCCACGGCGGTGGGGGGCATCAGCACACCGACTTCACCATTACGCAGCAGCACATTGATGGACGGCACCGTCTGGAACGGTACCGATCCGGAAGGATACGCCAGCCGTTTCGCTATTCACCGTAAAGGGGCCTGA
- the ntrB gene encoding nitrate ABC transporter permease: MQHLQKTNSHETPESGEVILLPPVQVRRRTPTFARRINAILQRIIPAFLGLGLLVVLWQLAAINSKGFPTPLSTLDSAITLFADPFYRDGPNDMGIGWNVLASLQRVAVGFGLAALAGIPLGFLIGRFTFFSRMFGPLIALLRPVSPLAWLPIGLLLFQKAEPASSWTIFICSIWPMVINTAEGVRRIPQDYLNVARVLQLSEWTIMRRILFPAVLPAVLTGVRLSIGIAWLVIVAAEMLTGGLGIGFWIWNEWNNLNVENILIAIVIIGVVGLLLEQGLMLIARRFSWQEK, from the coding sequence ATGCAGCATCTGCAAAAGACGAATTCACACGAGACGCCGGAGAGTGGAGAGGTGATTCTCCTGCCTCCGGTGCAGGTTCGCCGCCGTACGCCGACGTTTGCGCGTCGGATTAATGCGATCCTTCAGCGCATCATCCCGGCGTTTCTCGGTCTGGGACTTCTGGTGGTGCTCTGGCAGCTGGCGGCGATTAACAGCAAAGGTTTCCCGACGCCGCTCAGCACGCTCGATTCCGCCATCACCCTGTTTGCCGATCCGTTTTATCGCGACGGGCCAAACGACATGGGCATCGGCTGGAACGTGCTCGCCTCATTACAGCGCGTGGCGGTGGGGTTTGGCCTGGCCGCGCTCGCCGGGATCCCGCTCGGCTTCCTGATTGGTCGCTTCACCTTTTTCTCTCGCATGTTCGGCCCGCTGATCGCGCTGTTACGCCCGGTTAGCCCGCTGGCCTGGCTTCCCATCGGCCTGCTGCTGTTCCAGAAAGCGGAGCCCGCGTCGAGCTGGACCATTTTTATCTGCTCCATCTGGCCGATGGTGATCAACACCGCCGAAGGCGTGCGCCGCATTCCGCAGGACTACCTTAACGTCGCCCGGGTGCTGCAGCTTTCCGAGTGGACCATCATGCGCCGCATTCTCTTCCCGGCGGTGCTGCCCGCGGTGCTGACCGGGGTGCGCCTCTCCATCGGCATCGCCTGGCTGGTGATTGTCGCCGCCGAGATGCTGACCGGCGGTTTAGGGATCGGCTTCTGGATCTGGAACGAGTGGAACAACCTCAACGTCGAAAACATTCTCATCGCCATCGTCATCATTGGCGTGGTCGGGCTGCTGCTGGAGCAGGGGCTGATGCTGATCGCCCGTCGCTTTAGCTGGCAGGAAAAATAA
- a CDS encoding ABC transporter ATP-binding protein yields the protein MKPLIQVQAVSQRFSTASGEFLALQNVSFDIHEGETVSLIGHSGCGKSTLLNLIAGITLPTEGGLICDNREIAGPGPERAVVFQNHSLLPWLTCFDNVALAVDHVFRHSMSKAERREWIEHNLDRVQMGHALHKRPGEISGGMKQRVGIARALAMKPKVLLMDEPFGALDALTRAHLQDSVMQIQQALNTTIVLITHDVDEAVLLSDRVLMMTNGPAATVGEILHVDLPRPRNRVQLADDSRYHHMRQQILHFLYEKQPKAA from the coding sequence ATGAAACCATTAATCCAGGTCCAGGCCGTGAGCCAGCGTTTTTCCACCGCCAGCGGCGAATTTCTGGCGCTGCAGAACGTCTCCTTTGATATCCATGAGGGCGAAACCGTCAGCCTGATTGGGCACTCCGGCTGCGGTAAATCGACGCTGCTTAACCTTATCGCTGGGATCACGCTGCCGACGGAAGGCGGGCTGATTTGCGACAACCGCGAAATTGCCGGGCCGGGTCCGGAGCGCGCGGTGGTATTCCAGAACCATTCGCTGCTGCCGTGGCTCACCTGCTTCGACAACGTGGCCCTGGCGGTCGATCACGTTTTTCGCCACAGCATGAGCAAGGCGGAGCGCCGGGAGTGGATTGAGCACAACCTCGACCGCGTGCAGATGGGGCACGCCCTGCACAAGCGCCCGGGGGAGATCTCCGGCGGCATGAAGCAGCGCGTCGGGATTGCACGCGCGCTGGCGATGAAGCCGAAAGTCCTGCTGATGGATGAACCCTTCGGCGCGCTGGATGCGCTGACGCGCGCCCATCTGCAGGACTCGGTGATGCAGATCCAGCAGGCGCTGAACACCACCATTGTGCTGATTACCCACGACGTGGACGAGGCGGTGCTGCTCTCCGATCGCGTGCTGATGATGACCAACGGCCCGGCGGCGACCGTCGGGGAGATCCTGCACGTTGACCTGCCGCGCCCGCGTAACCGGGTGCAGCTGGCTGACGACAGCCGCTATCACCACATGCGCCAGCAGATCCTGCATTTCCTCTATGAAAAGCAGCCGAAAGCGGCGTAG